A genome region from Streptomyces pratensis includes the following:
- a CDS encoding glyceraldehyde-3-phosphate dehydrogenase produces MTATEDSFTNWKTREEIAESMIPIIGKLHRERDVTILIHSRSLVNKSVVSILKTHRFARQIAGEELSVTETLPFLHALSALDLGPSQIDLGMLAATYRTDDRGLSVADFTAEAVAGATGANKTERREARDVVLYGFGRIGRLLTRLLIEKTGSGNGLRLRAIVVRQGAGQDIVKRASLLRRDSIHGQFQGTITVDEANSRIIANGNEIQVIYSDDPTSVDYTAYGIKDAILIDNTGRWRDREGLSKHLRPGIAKVVLTAPGKGDVPNIVHGVNQEMIKPDEQIISCASCTTNAIVPPLKAMADEYGVLRGHVETVHSFTNDQNLLDNYHNSDRRGRSAPLNMVITETGAASAVTKALPDLDAKITGSSIRVPVPDVSIAILNLQLARGTNREEVLDYLRNVSLTSPLRRQIDFITAPDAVSSDFIGSRHASIVDAGATKVEGDNAILYLWYDNEFGYSSQVIRVVQHVSGVEYPTYPAPAV; encoded by the coding sequence GTGACTGCCACCGAGGACTCGTTCACCAATTGGAAGACCCGTGAGGAGATCGCGGAGTCGATGATCCCGATCATCGGGAAGCTGCACCGGGAGCGGGACGTCACGATCCTGATCCACAGCCGCTCCCTGGTGAACAAGTCGGTGGTCAGCATCCTCAAGACCCACCGGTTCGCCCGGCAGATAGCCGGCGAGGAGCTCTCGGTCACCGAGACGCTCCCGTTCCTGCACGCCCTCTCCGCGCTCGACCTCGGCCCGTCGCAGATCGATCTCGGCATGCTCGCCGCGACATATCGGACCGACGACCGCGGCCTGTCGGTGGCCGACTTCACAGCCGAGGCCGTAGCGGGTGCCACGGGCGCGAACAAGACGGAGCGCCGCGAGGCGCGCGACGTCGTCCTTTACGGATTCGGTCGCATCGGGCGCCTCCTGACGCGACTGCTCATCGAGAAGACCGGTTCCGGCAACGGCCTGCGGCTGCGCGCCATCGTCGTACGCCAGGGCGCCGGACAGGACATCGTGAAGCGCGCCTCGCTTCTGCGCCGCGACTCCATCCACGGCCAGTTCCAGGGCACGATCACCGTGGACGAGGCGAACAGCAGGATCATCGCCAACGGCAACGAGATCCAGGTGATCTACTCCGACGACCCGACGTCGGTGGACTACACGGCGTACGGCATCAAGGACGCCATCCTCATCGACAACACGGGACGCTGGCGCGACCGCGAGGGCTTGTCCAAGCACCTCCGCCCCGGCATCGCGAAGGTCGTCCTGACCGCCCCCGGCAAGGGCGACGTCCCCAACATCGTGCACGGCGTGAACCAGGAAATGATCAAGCCGGACGAGCAGATCATCTCCTGCGCCTCCTGCACCACCAACGCGATCGTCCCGCCGCTGAAGGCGATGGCCGACGAGTACGGCGTGCTGCGCGGCCACGTGGAGACCGTCCACTCGTTCACCAACGACCAGAACCTGCTGGACAACTACCACAACTCGGACCGCCGTGGCCGTTCCGCGCCGCTCAACATGGTCATCACGGAGACGGGCGCCGCCTCCGCCGTCACCAAGGCGCTCCCCGACCTCGACGCGAAGATCACCGGCAGTTCGATCCGGGTCCCGGTGCCGGACGTCTCGATCGCGATCCTGAACCTCCAGCTCGCGCGCGGCACCAACCGCGAGGAGGTCCTCGACTACCTCCGCAACGTGTCGCTGACCTCGCCCCTCAGGCGCCAGATCGACTTCATCACCGCTCCCGACGCGGTCTCGAGCGACTTCATCGGCTCACGCCACGCTTCGATCGTCGACGCCGGCGCCACCAAGGTCGAGGGCGACAACGCGATCCTCTACCTCTGGTACGACAACGAGTTCGGCTACTCCTCCCAGGTCATCCGGGTCGTCCAGCACGTCTCCGGAGTCGAGTACCCGACCTACCCGGCCCCGGCGGTCTGA